Proteins from a genomic interval of Streptomyces sp. NBC_00820:
- a CDS encoding small basic family protein, with product MIAVLGLVVGVVAGLLVRPEIPAVVEPYLPIAVVAALDAVFGGLRAMLDGIFDDKVFVVSFLSNVVVAALIVFLGDKLGVGAQLSTGVVVVLGIRIFSNAAAIRRHVFRA from the coding sequence GTGATCGCCGTACTGGGCCTCGTCGTGGGAGTCGTGGCCGGCCTGTTGGTCCGGCCCGAGATTCCGGCGGTCGTCGAGCCTTATCTGCCCATCGCCGTCGTGGCGGCCCTGGACGCCGTCTTCGGTGGTCTGCGCGCCATGCTCGACGGCATCTTCGACGACAAGGTCTTCGTGGTGTCGTTCCTGTCGAACGTGGTCGTCGCCGCGCTGATCGTTTTCCTCGGCGACAAGTTGGGCGTGGGCGCGCAGCTGTCCACGGGCGTCGTGGTGGTTCTGGGTATCCGGATCTTCTCCAACGCGGCCGCCATCCGGCGACACGTCTTCCGGGCGTGA
- a CDS encoding DUF881 domain-containing protein yields the protein MCGMPQQPPVRSSPAPPSRPDASMSLITNVMDHSLDDGYAEAAARKMSLGEGGLPRTLRAKLGLAGGLVLAALVVTVGAAQARVAAPVVAKERQELIDRIDRESTAADRLEKDVDGLRDDVGAQQRAALRDSGGSTEADLVDVLSGATAVHGPGVKLVVDDAKEASTGGDGTNPRETSGFSDTGRVRDRDMQRVVNGLWESGAEAVSINGQRLTALSAIRAAGDAILVDNKPLVPPYTVLAVGDGERLSTRFQNGPDGLYLHALEQNFGIRATISTQGDVLLPAAPSVIVRTARPTDGRAGKTEQTEKTEKGTS from the coding sequence ATGTGCGGCATGCCGCAGCAACCCCCCGTTCGGAGCAGCCCCGCGCCGCCGTCGCGTCCGGACGCGTCCATGTCGTTGATCACCAACGTCATGGACCACAGCCTCGACGACGGGTACGCCGAGGCCGCCGCCCGGAAGATGTCCCTGGGCGAGGGCGGGCTGCCGAGGACCCTCAGGGCCAAGCTGGGCCTCGCGGGCGGCCTGGTCCTCGCCGCGCTGGTGGTGACCGTCGGCGCTGCGCAGGCGCGTGTGGCTGCGCCCGTGGTGGCCAAGGAACGCCAGGAGCTGATCGACCGTATCGACCGTGAGTCCACGGCCGCGGACCGGCTGGAGAAGGACGTCGACGGACTCCGTGACGATGTCGGCGCCCAGCAGCGGGCCGCGCTGCGGGACAGCGGCGGCAGCACCGAGGCGGACCTGGTGGACGTCCTGTCGGGCGCCACGGCGGTGCACGGCCCCGGGGTGAAACTCGTCGTGGACGACGCCAAGGAAGCCAGCACCGGCGGCGACGGCACCAACCCGCGGGAGACGTCCGGGTTCTCCGACACCGGACGGGTGCGGGACCGGGACATGCAGCGTGTGGTCAACGGGCTGTGGGAGTCCGGGGCCGAGGCCGTGTCCATCAACGGACAGCGGCTGACCGCCCTGTCGGCGATCAGGGCCGCCGGTGACGCGATACTGGTCGACAACAAGCCGCTGGTGCCGCCGTACACGGTGCTGGCCGTGGGGGACGGGGAAAGGCTGAGCACCAGGTTCCAGAACGGCCCGGACGGGCTGTATCTGCATGCCCTGGAGCAGAACTTCGGCATCCGCGCCACCATCTCCACGCAGGGCGACGTCCTGTTGCCCGCCGCGCCGAGTGTGATCGTACGAACAGCACGGCCGACCGACGGGCGGGCCGGGAAGACCGAGCAGACCGAGAAGACTGAGAAGGGCACATCGTGA